In Streptomyces violaceusniger Tu 4113, one DNA window encodes the following:
- a CDS encoding acyltransferase family protein gives MNVSSLLPARRAPATPPPEAVPASSPAPKQRDAFFDNAKYLAIVLVAMGHAWEPLRGGSRAAAALYMTVYTFHMPAFVLISGYFSRSFDVRPDRLKRLITGVAVPYLLFEVAYTFFKRWAGDDPSYPITLLDPWYLTWFLIALFAWRLTTPLWRIARWPVALALLVAALATCSPNIGDDLDLQRVLQFLPFFVLGLHLRPEHFRMMRRREVRRLSVPVAAAAVVFAYWAVPRMNPAWLYRRDSAQELGAPWWAGPVMTFALFGCSMVLTVCFLAWVPRRRMWFTVLGAGTLYGYLLHGFLAKGSRFWDWYDHPWLHRPLGEIAVTAVAVAVVTALCTPPVQRMFRFAMEPRMEWAFRPTARPGGRAAADRPGSTETARTATASASR, from the coding sequence ATGAACGTCTCGTCCTTACTGCCCGCGCGGCGGGCACCGGCGACCCCGCCCCCCGAGGCGGTACCGGCCTCGTCCCCCGCGCCGAAACAACGTGACGCGTTCTTCGACAACGCCAAGTACCTGGCGATCGTGCTGGTCGCGATGGGACATGCGTGGGAGCCCCTGCGGGGCGGCAGCAGGGCGGCGGCCGCGCTCTACATGACCGTCTACACGTTCCATATGCCGGCGTTCGTCCTCATCTCCGGCTACTTCTCGCGGAGTTTCGACGTCCGGCCGGACCGGCTCAAGCGCCTGATCACGGGTGTCGCCGTCCCGTACCTCCTCTTCGAGGTCGCGTACACCTTCTTCAAGCGGTGGGCGGGCGACGATCCGTCCTATCCGATCACCTTGCTGGACCCCTGGTACCTGACCTGGTTCCTGATCGCGCTCTTCGCCTGGCGGCTGACCACGCCGCTGTGGCGGATCGCGCGGTGGCCGGTGGCGCTGGCTCTCCTCGTCGCCGCGCTCGCCACCTGTTCACCGAATATCGGTGACGACCTCGATCTGCAGCGGGTGCTGCAGTTCCTGCCCTTCTTCGTGCTGGGGCTGCATCTGCGGCCGGAGCACTTCCGGATGATGCGGCGACGCGAGGTCAGACGGCTGTCCGTGCCGGTGGCCGCCGCCGCGGTGGTCTTCGCCTACTGGGCCGTGCCGCGGATGAACCCGGCGTGGCTCTACCGCCGGGACAGCGCGCAGGAGCTCGGGGCGCCGTGGTGGGCCGGGCCGGTGATGACGTTCGCCCTCTTCGGCTGCTCCATGGTGCTCACCGTGTGCTTCCTCGCCTGGGTGCCCCGGCGCCGGATGTGGTTCACGGTGCTCGGCGCCGGGACGCTGTACGGCTATCTGCTGCACGGCTTCCTCGCCAAGGGCTCCCGCTTCTGGGACTGGTACGACCACCCATGGCTGCACCGGCCGCTGGGGGAGATCGCGGTGACGGCGGTGGCGGTGGCCGTGGTGACCGCCCTGTGCACACCGCCCGTCCAGCGGATGTTCCGGTTCGCGATGGAGCCGCGGATGGAATGGGCCTTCCGGCCGACCGCGCGGCCCGGCGGCAGAGCCGCCGCCGACCGGCCCGGCAGTACCGAAACGGCCCGGACGGCGACCGCGTCCGCCTCCCGCTAG
- a CDS encoding tellurite resistance TerB family protein, protein MALWDRIKESAQTMQTQLVEKKNDLKSGAFRDASMAMCALVAAADGSVDPSERQRVAQLIATNDVLQNFPADDLQRRFNDYLNKLTADFDFGKVSVMQEVAKAKKKPAEARAVIQIGIVIGGADGNFDKTEQAMVREACYALDLPPAEFDL, encoded by the coding sequence ATGGCCCTGTGGGACCGCATCAAGGAATCCGCCCAGACGATGCAGACTCAGCTCGTCGAGAAGAAGAACGACTTGAAGAGCGGCGCGTTCCGCGACGCGAGCATGGCGATGTGTGCCCTGGTGGCGGCGGCGGACGGCTCGGTCGACCCGTCCGAGCGGCAGCGCGTCGCCCAGCTCATCGCCACCAATGACGTGCTGCAGAACTTCCCGGCCGACGATCTGCAGCGGCGCTTCAACGACTACCTCAACAAGCTCACCGCCGACTTCGACTTCGGCAAGGTGAGCGTGATGCAGGAGGTCGCCAAGGCCAAGAAGAAGCCCGCCGAGGCGCGCGCCGTCATCCAGATCGGCATCGTCATCGGTGGCGCCGACGGCAACTTCGACAAGACCGAGCAGGCCATGGTCCGCGAGGCGTGCTACGCACTGGACCTCCCGCCGGCCGAGTTCGACCTGTAA
- a CDS encoding M56 family metallopeptidase — protein sequence MGVFVFLPLVLPLTALPIARLAEQHLHPRTATRLLTLVGTVLTVCSTLCLGLLMVVGTAQLPGNPLPDSWSDPEVRAAVPWDVVAGKAAIGALGAVAVSCTATCLRHVRVRRDARLALAGLPESPVAVLPDDKAYAYALPGTSGRAGKPGRIVVSTGMLDSLSPHERRALIAHERAHLTAHHHRYLLAAQLAARANPLLRPLRTAVDYCAERWADEEAAREVGDRRVTARAVGKAALVSHGTPGPALAGFAAPGPVPRRVAALLGPVPPSRHWPPTWTAAGLALWIAAVGTAASALSSANAAVALVLVLHAATPL from the coding sequence ATGGGTGTCTTCGTCTTCCTCCCGCTGGTTCTGCCCTTGACGGCGCTGCCGATCGCCCGGCTCGCCGAACAGCATCTCCACCCGCGCACCGCCACCCGGCTGCTGACGCTCGTCGGCACCGTCCTTACGGTCTGCTCCACGCTGTGCCTGGGGCTGCTCATGGTCGTCGGCACGGCACAACTGCCGGGCAATCCGCTGCCGGACAGCTGGTCGGACCCCGAAGTACGGGCGGCGGTGCCCTGGGACGTGGTGGCCGGAAAGGCGGCGATCGGCGCGCTGGGGGCGGTGGCCGTGTCCTGTACGGCCACCTGTCTGCGCCATGTACGGGTGCGGCGGGACGCCCGGCTCGCGCTCGCCGGGCTGCCGGAGTCACCGGTCGCGGTGCTGCCCGACGACAAGGCGTACGCGTACGCGCTGCCCGGGACCTCCGGGCGGGCCGGGAAGCCGGGCCGGATCGTGGTCTCCACCGGGATGCTGGACAGCCTCAGCCCCCACGAGCGGCGGGCCCTGATCGCGCATGAGCGCGCCCACCTGACCGCGCACCACCACCGCTATCTGCTGGCCGCACAGCTCGCGGCGCGGGCCAACCCGCTGCTGCGGCCGCTGCGGACCGCGGTGGACTACTGCGCCGAGCGCTGGGCGGACGAGGAGGCGGCCCGGGAGGTCGGCGACCGCCGGGTCACGGCGCGGGCGGTCGGCAAGGCCGCCCTGGTCTCCCACGGCACGCCGGGACCGGCCCTCGCCGGGTTCGCCGCGCCGGGGCCGGTGCCGCGGCGGGTCGCGGCGCTGCTGGGGCCGGTGCCGCCGTCCCGGCACTGGCCGCCGACGTGGACGGCGGCGGGGCTGGCCCTGTGGATCGCGGCGGTGGGCACGGCCGCGTCCGCCCTGTCGTCGGCGAACGCGGCGGTCGCCCTGGTCCTCGTCCTGCACGCCGCGACGCCGCTGTAG
- a CDS encoding BlaI/MecI/CopY family transcriptional regulator, with the protein MTDHDRTGGPGWPRRPRRRGQGELEAQVLAALRRAPGPVTAAWVQERIEGELAYTTVMTILSRLHAKQAVTRERAGRSFVWRAASDEAGLAALRMRRVLDGQDDREAVLASFVTGLTQDDERLLRDLLSDVAEEPED; encoded by the coding sequence GTGACGGACCACGACCGGACCGGCGGGCCCGGCTGGCCCCGCCGCCCCCGTCGGCGTGGCCAGGGCGAACTGGAGGCGCAGGTGCTCGCGGCGCTGCGCCGGGCGCCGGGGCCGGTGACCGCCGCATGGGTGCAGGAGCGGATCGAGGGCGAGCTCGCCTACACCACGGTCATGACGATCCTGTCCCGGCTGCACGCCAAGCAGGCCGTGACCCGTGAACGCGCGGGCCGCTCCTTCGTCTGGCGGGCGGCGTCGGACGAGGCGGGGCTCGCGGCGCTGCGGATGCGCCGGGTGCTGGACGGTCAGGACGACCGCGAGGCGGTCCTGGCCAGCTTTGTGACCGGGCTGACCCAGGACGACGAGCGGCTGCTGCGCGACCTGCTGAGCGATGTGGCGGAGGAGCCGGAGGACTGA
- a CDS encoding cytochrome P450 has product MTQTQGSLARQITDYAHRADPYPIYAELRKTPVVHDEEGPYIVSTYWEIHGLLHDPRLSSEARNLDPEAAPELAEEDDPELPPSFLRLDPPEHDRLRRLAMAPFGPPHTPRRLHAMRGELTRIVGELIDGFEGRDRIDLVDHFSYPFPVTVICRLLGVPREDEPRFHVWAETLAASLDPDPDADAAERRRITRQARTELAMYLSELMEERRRAPRDDMLSDLVNGQGPEGRMSRVELLSTATLLLVAGHETTVNLITNGMLTLLRNPDVLARLRKAPHLVVPLVEELLRFDPPVQMLPQRTPLSEIDIAGVTIPKGASVWLLLASGNRDPQRFLDPDRFDPQRRDNQHLGFGSGIHSCFGAPLARLEAQIALTELARRLDRPRLLEDPPTYRRNAVLRGPRHLPIALEGLRPKASPNGSSNGSNGSR; this is encoded by the coding sequence ATGACGCAGACGCAAGGCTCACTCGCGCGGCAGATCACCGACTACGCCCATCGTGCCGACCCGTACCCGATCTACGCCGAGCTGCGCAAGACGCCCGTGGTGCACGACGAGGAGGGCCCGTACATCGTCTCCACCTACTGGGAGATCCACGGTCTGCTGCACGACCCCCGGCTCAGCTCCGAGGCGCGCAACCTGGACCCCGAGGCCGCCCCGGAGCTGGCCGAGGAGGACGACCCGGAGCTGCCGCCCAGCTTCCTGCGGCTGGACCCGCCCGAGCACGACCGGCTGCGCCGGCTCGCGATGGCGCCCTTCGGCCCGCCGCACACCCCGCGCCGGCTCCACGCCATGCGCGGCGAACTCACCCGTATCGTCGGCGAGCTGATCGACGGCTTCGAGGGCCGGGACCGGATCGATCTCGTCGACCACTTCTCCTACCCCTTCCCGGTGACCGTGATCTGCCGGCTGCTCGGGGTGCCACGGGAGGACGAGCCGCGCTTCCACGTCTGGGCCGAGACCCTCGCCGCCAGTTTGGACCCCGACCCGGACGCGGACGCCGCCGAGCGGCGGCGGATCACCCGGCAGGCCCGTACGGAACTGGCGATGTACCTGTCCGAGCTGATGGAGGAGCGCCGCCGCGCACCCCGCGACGACATGCTCTCCGACCTGGTCAACGGGCAGGGCCCGGAGGGGCGGATGAGCCGTGTGGAGCTGCTGAGCACCGCGACGCTGCTGCTGGTGGCGGGGCATGAGACCACCGTCAACCTCATCACCAACGGAATGCTGACCCTGCTGCGCAACCCCGATGTGCTCGCCCGGCTGCGCAAGGCTCCCCATCTGGTCGTCCCGCTGGTGGAGGAGCTGCTGCGGTTCGATCCGCCGGTGCAGATGCTGCCCCAGCGCACCCCGCTCTCGGAGATCGACATCGCGGGCGTGACCATTCCCAAAGGGGCGTCCGTCTGGCTGCTGCTGGCCTCGGGCAACCGCGATCCGCAGCGCTTCCTCGACCCCGACCGGTTCGATCCGCAGCGCAGGGACAACCAGCACCTCGGCTTCGGCAGCGGCATCCATAGCTGTTTCGGCGCCCCGCTGGCCCGGCTGGAGGCGCAGATCGCGCTGACCGAGCTGGCCCGGCGGCTGGACCGGCCCCGGCTGCTGGAGGACCCGCCGACCTACCGGCGCAACGCGGTGCTGCGCGGGCCCCGGCATCTGCCGATCGCCCTGGAGGGACTGCGGCCGAAGGCATCCCCGAACGGGTCCTCGAACGGGTCGAACGGGTCCCGGTGA